In Leptotrichia sp. oral taxon 221, the DNA window GAATGAATCCAAAATATATTTTTGAAAAAGGGACTAAGAAAATTACGCAAGTGTCTGAAAGCTGGTTGTCGTTGCCAGAAGATTTGAGGAATATATCGCAAAAAATATTGAATGGGGAATTGAAACATAAACATGAAGTTACGGGATTTAAAGAGTTGTTAAAAATATTGGATAGATTGGTTGTTGCGATAATTATTGCTTCGTTGTTAATAGCTTCTTCGATAGTTGTATTATCTGAAATCCCGCCTAAAATAAATGAGATACCTGTTTTAGGATTTTTAGGATACGTTATTTCGGCAATTTTGGGAATAGTTGAAATTATAAAAAAGGGGAAAAAATAAAAGTAAAAAAATATTTGATTTTAGATGAAAATAGCGTTAAAATAGTAAATGAAATAAATCAAAATAAATTAAGATTGGAGAATAGAAGATGACTAAAAGAACAGATAAATTAGAAAGAATATTGAATGAATTAAATATTGATGGAATTTTTTTGACAAATTTGTATAATTTGAGATATTTTGCTGGATTTACAGGAACTACTGGAGTGGCTTTGGTTACAAAAAAAGGGAACTATTTCTTCTCGGATTTTAGATATAGAACTCAAGCTGAAAAACAAGTGACACCAATGGGATTTGAATTTGTAGAAGTGACAAGAGGTTCATTGCAAACTGTTGGAGAATATATTGAAAAATTAGGATTGAAAACTGTTGGATTTGAGGATAAAGATGTGACTTTTTCTTTATATCAAACAATAAAAGGGATTTTTAAAGCTGATTTAGTACCTGTTGGAGAAAAATTAATTTTTGAGAGAATGGTTAAAACTAATGAAGAAATTGAAACTATAAAAAAGGCGATTGAAATAAGTGATACTGCATTTTCTGAAGTTTTGAAAGTGATTAAAGAAGGTGTTTCTGAAAAAGAATTGGCTGGATATATGGAATATGTTCAAAGAAAATTAGGTGCTGAAGATAGATCGTTTGATACTATTTTGGCTAGTGGGTACAGAAGTGCGATGCCACATGGTGTAGCAAGTGACAAAAAAATTCAAAAAGATGAATTTATTACAATGGATTTTGGAGCATATTATGACGGATATGTTTCTGACATCACAAGAACAGTTTATTATGGAAATAATATCACAGAAAGACACAAAGAAATCTATAACACTGTTTTAGAAAGTCAATTATTAGGAATAAATACTGTTAAAGCTGGAATGAGATCAGATGAAGTGGATACTGTTGTAAGAAACTTCTTTACAGAAAAAGGATTAGGAGAAGCATTTGGTCACGGATTAGGTCATGGAATTGGAATAGAAATTCACGAATTACCATATTTATCAAAAATGTCACAAATTGAATTGAAGGAAAATATGATTGTAACTATTGAGCCAGGACTTTATTTTGACGGATGGGGTGGAGTTAGAATCGAAGACGATGTTGTTGTGAAAAAAGATGGATGTGAAGTATTGAATAAGAGTCCAAAAGAATTGATAATTTTAGAAGCTAAATAGATTTTGGATTTAATGAGTAAAAATGTGAAAATAATTTTGTAAAAGAATTATTGAGAGTGTCCAGAATTTTGTGTAAACTCAAAATATAATATACGGTATAGGATGGTAGGAATATTTATAAAAAATTGTGGGATTTAATGTTGAAAGTATAAATTTCTAACACTTTCAAATTGCCCACAATTTTTATTATTTTTCTCGTTTAGATTTTAAAAAATCTATAAAAGTGATAATTTCCTTTTTTTCAGAATCGCTATAATTTTCGGATTTTAAAATAAATTTTTCTAAATCATCATCAGGTACAAATTCATTTTGTTTGTTTAAAAAATAGGTTGTGACAGTACCTGTAATCATTCCAAAAGTTCCAACACCAATAAGCATAAGGAAAATCGCTACAAATCTACCAACATGAGTTCTTGGCGAAATATCTCCATATCCAACGGTTGTTGCTGTAACAAAGGCCCACCATAAACTGTCTCCATATTTCATTTTTTCTACATAAGAAATAATAAGAGCAGAAATAAGAATTCCAAGTGCAGCCATCATCAATAGATAAATCAAACCATTCAATTTTAAGAATTTTTTGATTTTTTTGTATGTTTTTTTTACGAATAAATAAAGTTTAGAAAGTTTTAGATATCGAAAAAGTTTCGCGAATTTTCTGATTTTAAATATTCTAAATAGTCTAAAAATCGAGTAATATGGAATAATCGAGATTAAATCAGGAATATTATTTTCTATAAAATTAGCTTTGTATTTTGCAAAAATAAACCGAACTATGTAATCGATAGCAAAAATTAAATAAATCGAAAAATCGATAAATTCTAAAATAGGATTTTTGGAAATACTGATATCGCCATGCAAATCAAGTAGTGATGTTGCAAAACTATAAATGGCGAGAAACATAAAAAAAATCTGATAATTTATTCTAAATCTTTTATTATGCTGAACATTTTTTTTTAATCTTTTCAATTTAATTTTCACAGAACTTCCTCCTATTTATTGTATTTTTAAGATTATTCGTAATTTTATTTAATTATAGTAAAACTGCTTAAAAAATTATTTAATAACTTTTCTATAAACTACCAACAATGGAT includes these proteins:
- a CDS encoding potassium channel family protein gives rise to the protein MKIKLKRLKKNVQHNKRFRINYQIFFMFLAIYSFATSLLDLHGDISISKNPILEFIDFSIYLIFAIDYIVRFIFAKYKANFIENNIPDLISIIPYYSIFRLFRIFKIRKFAKLFRYLKLSKLYLFVKKTYKKIKKFLKLNGLIYLLMMAALGILISALIISYVEKMKYGDSLWWAFVTATTVGYGDISPRTHVGRFVAIFLMLIGVGTFGMITGTVTTYFLNKQNEFVPDDDLEKFILKSENYSDSEKKEIITFIDFLKSKREK
- a CDS encoding Xaa-Pro peptidase family protein translates to MTKRTDKLERILNELNIDGIFLTNLYNLRYFAGFTGTTGVALVTKKGNYFFSDFRYRTQAEKQVTPMGFEFVEVTRGSLQTVGEYIEKLGLKTVGFEDKDVTFSLYQTIKGIFKADLVPVGEKLIFERMVKTNEEIETIKKAIEISDTAFSEVLKVIKEGVSEKELAGYMEYVQRKLGAEDRSFDTILASGYRSAMPHGVASDKKIQKDEFITMDFGAYYDGYVSDITRTVYYGNNITERHKEIYNTVLESQLLGINTVKAGMRSDEVDTVVRNFFTEKGLGEAFGHGLGHGIGIEIHELPYLSKMSQIELKENMIVTIEPGLYFDGWGGVRIEDDVVVKKDGCEVLNKSPKELIILEAK